One Aster yellows witches'-broom phytoplasma AYWB DNA segment encodes these proteins:
- a CDS encoding TldD/PmbA family protein, with amino-acid sequence MINDLTKTTKQQNQTIHTNPTTNNYQKWLEKGMQQGFEALEIAIHETQTFKLSLEKGKIDACVWSDVASAVIRGIFVNKKTSIALEHLTDSAFDNAFTTLKENCQTITSKEPALIFEGSSSYPEVLENNFDFGKVPLEQKQNLLLQLEKIMLQSSYFQATNGIVYQEVCYKKTLLNSKGLNLSHKNSYAYLYASAVFQKEGEVEIYGKSVLAKDFVTFNPVKLGNEIVEMGEKKLGSKSLVSQKYPVVFSNEMFADLLESFSDIFTGTSAYRNLTKLKDKVNCLIASEKVSIIEDPLNDGAYFKEKFDDEGVACQTKPIITKGVFQGFIHNLKTARIFKQAPTGNSFGGSTSMINCYLVPGTKNFAEMIKSIQNGIYITDLVGMHAGIQTVSGDFSLQASGFRIEKGKVTTPVKMIVVSGNFFDILKNIETIANDFEFQTSGFGSSSVFVGDLNIGGK; translated from the coding sequence ATGATAAACGATTTAACAAAAACAACAAAACAACAAAACCAAACCATCCACACAAACCCTACTACTAACAATTATCAAAAGTGGTTAGAAAAAGGAATGCAACAAGGTTTTGAAGCATTAGAAATTGCAATTCATGAAACCCAAACTTTTAAACTATCTTTGGAAAAAGGCAAAATAGATGCTTGTGTTTGGAGCGATGTCGCTTCTGCAGTTATAAGGGGTATTTTTGTCAACAAAAAAACTTCTATTGCTTTAGAACATTTAACTGACAGCGCTTTTGATAATGCTTTTACAACCCTCAAAGAAAATTGCCAAACAATTACTTCCAAAGAACCTGCTCTTATTTTTGAAGGGTCTTCCAGTTATCCTGAAGTATTGGAAAATAACTTTGATTTTGGAAAAGTTCCATTAGAACAAAAACAAAATTTGTTGTTGCAGTTAGAAAAAATAATGTTGCAAAGCTCCTATTTTCAAGCTACTAACGGCATTGTTTATCAAGAAGTTTGTTATAAAAAAACATTGTTAAATTCCAAAGGACTCAATTTATCGCACAAAAACAGCTATGCTTATTTATATGCTTCTGCGGTTTTTCAAAAAGAAGGTGAAGTTGAAATTTATGGCAAAAGTGTTTTAGCTAAAGATTTTGTAACCTTTAATCCTGTTAAATTAGGTAACGAAATTGTTGAGATGGGCGAAAAAAAATTAGGATCTAAATCTTTGGTATCTCAAAAATATCCAGTTGTTTTTTCTAATGAAATGTTTGCAGACCTTTTGGAAAGTTTCAGCGATATTTTTACTGGAACAAGTGCTTATCGTAACTTAACTAAATTAAAAGATAAAGTTAATTGTTTAATTGCTTCTGAAAAAGTTAGCATTATTGAAGATCCTTTAAACGATGGGGCTTATTTTAAAGAAAAATTTGATGATGAGGGAGTAGCTTGCCAAACCAAACCAATTATTACTAAAGGAGTTTTTCAAGGATTTATTCATAACTTAAAAACTGCTCGTATTTTTAAACAAGCCCCGACTGGAAACAGTTTTGGTGGTAGCACTTCTATGATTAATTGTTATTTGGTTCCTGGCACAAAAAATTTTGCAGAAATGATTAAATCTATTCAAAATGGTATTTATATTACTGATTTAGTAGGGATGCATGCAGGAATTCAAACTGTTAGTGGAGATTTTAGTCTACAAGCTAGTGGTTTTAGAATTGAAAAAGGAAAAGTTACAACTCCTGTTAAAATGATTGTTGTTTCTGGTAATTTTTTTGATATTCTTAAAAATATAGAAACTATTGCTAATGAT
- a CDS encoding TldD/PmbA family protein produces the protein MLNKEDIQKILNLSLDEGADFAELFFENTYSHTLKVIGKDVVSADTYNTFGVGIRLLKGFDEVYGYTNKTDYQNVLSLLLKLKKTFQGKANKVIALQTEKPLKNTIQKHYNSMTQEQKAQKLLKLSAIIQNYDPQIIQSITSLSQKEQHVLIANTLGVYQNDTRSYIRCGLVGVAQRGQEMQEAFESPGRAMGLEFLDLIDLETIAKQVAKQAVDLLDAKSLKPQTMPIIINNGFGGVIFHEACGHPLEATAVAKGLSPFCDKLNQKVASEVVTAYDDGTIPGAWGSINFDDEGNPTQKKLLIEKGILKDYLIDFRNGRKMKMQSNGSSRRQSYKYSPTSRMSSTYIEKGTETPEQIIADTPYGLYAKSLGGGTVVPATGEFNFVVNEGYLIENGKLTTHVKGAMLVGHGSDILFKIDRVANDLVLGQGMCGSCSGSLPVDVGQPTIRVKEMIVGGNQK, from the coding sequence ATGTTAAATAAAGAAGATATTCAAAAAATTCTAAATTTATCTTTAGATGAAGGAGCTGATTTTGCAGAATTATTTTTTGAAAATACTTATTCTCACACTCTTAAAGTAATTGGCAAAGATGTAGTTTCTGCTGATACTTATAATACTTTTGGAGTAGGCATTCGATTATTAAAAGGCTTTGATGAAGTTTATGGCTACACTAATAAAACTGATTATCAAAATGTTTTATCCTTGCTTTTAAAATTAAAAAAAACTTTTCAAGGAAAAGCAAATAAAGTCATTGCCTTGCAAACCGAAAAACCTCTAAAAAATACTATCCAAAAACATTATAACAGTATGACTCAAGAACAAAAAGCCCAAAAATTACTTAAATTATCGGCTATTATTCAAAATTATGATCCTCAAATTATTCAATCCATAACCTCTTTAAGCCAAAAAGAACAACATGTTTTAATTGCTAATACTTTAGGCGTTTATCAAAATGACACACGTAGTTATATTAGATGTGGACTTGTAGGAGTGGCACAAAGAGGACAAGAAATGCAAGAAGCCTTTGAATCTCCTGGACGCGCAATGGGATTGGAATTCTTGGATTTAATTGATTTAGAAACAATTGCCAAACAAGTAGCGAAACAAGCAGTTGATTTGTTGGATGCTAAATCTTTAAAACCTCAAACTATGCCAATTATAATTAATAATGGTTTTGGAGGTGTTATTTTCCATGAGGCTTGCGGACACCCCCTTGAAGCTACTGCAGTTGCTAAAGGTCTTTCTCCTTTTTGTGACAAATTAAATCAAAAAGTTGCTTCCGAAGTTGTAACTGCTTATGATGATGGAACTATTCCGGGAGCTTGGGGAAGTATTAATTTTGATGATGAGGGCAACCCCACCCAAAAAAAACTTTTAATTGAAAAAGGCATCCTTAAAGATTATTTAATTGATTTTAGAAACGGACGCAAAATGAAGATGCAATCGAACGGTTCTTCTCGCAGACAATCTTATAAATACTCTCCTACTTCACGCATGAGTTCTACTTACATCGAAAAAGGCACAGAAACGCCCGAACAAATTATTGCAGATACTCCTTACGGTCTTTATGCCAAAAGTCTAGGTGGTGGCACAGTTGTACCTGCTACTGGCGAATTTAATTTTGTAGTTAACGAAGGCTATTTAATCGAAAATGGTAAATTAACAACCCATGTTAAAGGAGCAATGTTGGTTGGTCATGGATCAGATATTTTATTTAAAATTGACCGTGTTGCCAATGATTTAGTTTTAGGTCAAGGAATGTGTGGTTCTTGTTCTGGTTCTCTACCAGTTGATGTAGGACAGCCAACTATTAGAGTAAAAGAAATGATTGTAGGAGGAAATCAAAAATGA